In Corylus avellana chromosome ca8, CavTom2PMs-1.0, the genomic stretch CGATACACTTttcacaattttgtttaaaattgcacttttaaCTTCTGAAATCACTGGGGCCAAACAGACTCCAATTCATTTCTTTAGATATTGAAGTTCAATACACAGCAAAACAGCTTAACATACTCAAATACCCTGTTCCTAACAACCTATTCGTCACAAATACAATTCAAAACTACTCATAAATGTTGTTACTTCTAAACCAAGAATATACCTTATACACACCCAACAGTGCAAAACTAATTCTTTACATTCATTGTGAATTCATAGAGGACCAAAAGCATTACATCAGAACAGGAAGCCCAAAGTACTCTGTATTTCTTCTAAGAAAGCATACATGGACAGTAAACTGAAAGACGTTAAATATTGAATTCATAGTTTGATGAAGAGCATTGAGAAATTACCTGACTCATTTCACCTTTTAGTCGATTTATCCTATCAGCATTCGGGTCATTAGAGTAGTACTCCATTTGCTGGTTCAAAACCCTTGAGAATTCATCATTCATACCATAAGCTTGTGCCGAATGAACTGCACGGCCATAATTCCTCACAAATCTCTGGTGAATTTCTTCGAGAAACGCAAACGGAATTCTTCCTGCACAAAACATCGATTGTACAAGTAAGATCTCCATCATAACTtcctttctttatctttttcaaatAGGCGATACGcgatcaaatcaaatcataaattCTTGTTTGTTCCAACATTTCTAATaacagaaaaaagagaaaagtacaATGAGAAAACCCTAAAGCACTGacaaattgaataaaattcTCAAATGAATCGAACGaaaattgagatcaaatcaatATCAAATCTGATTGATGCGGTAGCTGAGATCGAATTCGGAAAATGATTGATTAAGAAAAGCAAACTAAacggagagagaggagaggggaCTAACTTCCGGCGACCTCGTCGGCCATACAGAGGACGGTGAGGCCGTCGGTGCGCTTGACGTGGAAGATATAGCGGTCCTGAGAGTAGGACACGTGCGTGTCGGTGTTCCCCGGTATCTTCTCCAGGATCTGCCTCGCGATCACGCTGGCGTTCGTCGACGTGGCGCTGAACTCCGCCAGCACCACCGATCCCCGTGACACCAGCGCGTAGAGTATCGCCATCTCTCCAAACCTTTCCTCTCTTACCAATCAAACTTCGATTCCCTCTCTATAAACAATTTCTCTGCCTTCTCTCCTATCAACCGGGGATTCATTCA encodes the following:
- the LOC132189626 gene encoding vesicle-associated membrane protein 711, whose amino-acid sequence is MAILYALVSRGSVVLAEFSATSTNASVIARQILEKIPGNTDTHVSYSQDRYIFHVKRTDGLTVLCMADEVAGRRIPFAFLEEIHQRFVRNYGRAVHSAQAYGMNDEFSRVLNQQMEYYSNDPNADRINRLKGEMSQVRNVMIENIDKVLDRGDRLELLVDKTANMQGNTFRFRKQARRFRSTVWWRNVKLTAGLILLLLVIVYIVLAFVCHGLTLPSCLK